One stretch of Helicobacter jaachi DNA includes these proteins:
- a CDS encoding TetR/AcrR family transcriptional regulator — translation MPRTKSPQKTINKILYIASKLFSQKGFEQVKMQDIIDKLTTLGFTKGAIYHHFKNKEDILQAILAQYEEQIESIWRIQRSQINARDKLKNIMLAHIAHTFAHKSLIRSSLKILNSPYALANRMQIAHNNLSPIIESIIEQGNIDGSLSVAYPKPASQMLAWAVYVWLDNAFYPLSQSEYTHKIRHLRIMFEGVGLSVIDEEVSSEFLRLWREIIAD, via the coding sequence ATGCCACGCACCAAATCACCCCAAAAAACTATCAATAAAATTCTCTATATCGCCTCCAAACTCTTTAGTCAAAAGGGCTTTGAGCAAGTAAAAATGCAAGATATTATCGATAAACTCACCACACTTGGCTTTACTAAGGGCGCGATTTATCATCATTTTAAAAATAAAGAGGATATTTTGCAAGCCATTTTAGCCCAATATGAAGAGCAAATAGAATCTATATGGCGTATTCAGCGCTCCCAAATTAACGCACGCGACAAGCTTAAAAACATTATGCTAGCCCACATCGCGCATACATTTGCGCACAAATCACTTATACGCTCCTCGCTTAAAATCCTAAATTCCCCCTACGCGCTTGCAAATCGTATGCAAATCGCGCATAACAACCTATCGCCCATTATAGAATCTATCATCGAGCAAGGCAATATCGATGGCTCTTTGAGCGTGGCATATCCAAAGCCAGCAAGCCAAATGCTCGCGTGGGCGGTCTATGTGTGGCTTGATAATGCCTTTTATCCGCTAAGTCAAAGTGAATACACGCACAAAATACGGCATTTGCGCATTATGTTTGAGGGCGTGGGCTTAAGTGTGATTGATGAGGAGGTGAGCAGCGAGTTTTTACGCCTATGGCGTGAGATAATCGCGGATTAG
- the ruvX gene encoding Holliday junction resolvase RuvX, with translation MNVLACDVGLKRIGLSTLTQGIILPLPPIIRINRNQAASALDKILHERDIAILVIGLPSGDTPKYLQMQARIRHFIALLCFKGEKHFVNEDCTSLEALDSIQHMKKQNKHKAQKDGRLDSISACMILERYIQSLKEPV, from the coding sequence ATGAATGTGCTTGCCTGCGATGTGGGGCTTAAGCGCATAGGCTTAAGCACACTCACGCAAGGCATTATCCTCCCTCTCCCTCCCATTATCCGCATTAATCGTAATCAAGCCGCGAGTGCATTAGATAAGATTCTCCATGAGCGAGATATTGCTATCTTAGTCATTGGCTTGCCTAGTGGAGATACGCCAAAGTATCTGCAAATGCAAGCGCGCATTAGGCATTTTATCGCACTACTTTGCTTTAAGGGTGAAAAACATTTTGTAAATGAGGATTGCACCTCGCTTGAGGCTTTAGATTCTATACAGCATATGAAAAAGCAAAATAAGCATAAAGCCCAAAAAGATGGGCGATTAGATTCTATAAGCGCGTGTATGATTTTAGAGCGATATATACAAAGCCTAAAAGAGCCTGTATAA
- a CDS encoding DNA-processing protein DprA, protein MKRDTLPPPKRLPTIPQSLKNLPNPPQQLFYCGQDSILDTFLNSTPAIVPKTKDTTPKTPPTIAPKIAIVGTRKPNPYTKSFVAHIAHKIARHNGIVVSGGALGVDIIAHINAMPRTIMFSPASLDILYPKSNALAIKQIMEKAVVLSEYEKDYMPHRYSFLERNRLVIGLSDYVIIPQADKLSGSMQSARIALELDKPLFVLPHRIGESEGTNSLLASGRAKGIYNVADFIESIFGAVHEEEENDEILSFCAHNPSFEEAYKRFGDRIYEYELAGKIIREASSIRLV, encoded by the coding sequence ATGAAGCGCGACACATTACCACCGCCAAAACGCCTCCCTACAATCCCACAATCCTTAAAAAATCTGCCTAATCCCCCGCAGCAGCTCTTTTATTGCGGGCAAGATTCTATATTAGACACATTCCTAAACTCTACGCCTGCAATTGTGCCAAAAACCAAAGATACCACGCCAAAAACTCCTCCCACAATTGCACCAAAAATCGCCATAGTAGGAACGCGCAAGCCAAATCCCTACACAAAATCATTTGTCGCGCACATCGCACATAAAATTGCACGCCATAATGGCATTGTGGTAAGCGGCGGGGCTTTGGGCGTGGATATTATCGCGCATATTAATGCTATGCCGCGCACGATTATGTTTTCTCCTGCTAGCTTAGATATACTCTATCCTAAAAGTAACGCGCTAGCTATTAAGCAAATAATGGAAAAAGCAGTAGTTTTAAGCGAATATGAGAAAGATTATATGCCTCATCGCTATAGCTTTTTGGAGCGCAATCGCTTGGTGATTGGCTTAAGCGATTATGTCATTATCCCTCAAGCAGATAAACTAAGCGGCTCTATGCAAAGCGCGCGCATAGCCCTTGAGCTAGATAAGCCCCTCTTTGTGCTGCCTCATCGCATAGGAGAGAGCGAGGGGACAAATAGCCTGCTAGCTAGTGGCAGGGCAAAAGGTATCTATAATGTGGCAGATTTTATAGAATCTATCTTTGGCGCGGTGCATGAGGAGGAGGAAAATGATGAGATTCTATCTTTTTGCGCGCATAATCCAAGTTTTGAGGAAGCCTATAAACGCTTTGGAGATAGAATCTATGAATATGAACTAGCAGGTAAAATCATAAGGGAAGCGAGCTCTATTCGGCTTGTATAA
- a CDS encoding divergent polysaccharide deacetylase family protein translates to MRVLYLFLACVLGCYGDSILDITESKPIIESSPPFNLQSNLSAQSTPHPILQGLNKVFSNLHNDNFISLESPKNTESSPDSKLDSIPPQPKVPASNNANNTKPPHKPKNPSNKPKVLIIMDDLSTLEQIKSLEKLPLNITPSLFPRTAYSPHTPKLAQRLSQQHKSFMIHLPLEAQNFAQKGLEPIKSGADTQSIKQILIAIKQDFPSLMYLNNHTGSKFTQNKQDMRHLLSALDELGLKFIDSVTTSHPASEALALEQNRLIMSRDIFLDNTSDVAYTKAQIKSLIKKAQKKGYAIAICHPHASTFKALEQSSDEINANLELLSPSDLESYLLQNATSRYIRARFEP, encoded by the coding sequence GTGAGAGTTTTATATTTATTTTTGGCGTGTGTGCTAGGCTGCTATGGGGATTCTATCCTTGATATTACAGAATCTAAGCCTATTATAGAATCTAGCCCACCATTTAACTTGCAATCAAATTTGTCCGCTCAAAGCACGCCTCACCCTATTTTACAGGGCTTAAATAAAGTATTTTCTAATTTGCATAATGATAATTTTATCTCGCTAGAAAGCCCAAAAAATACAGAATCTAGCCCAGATTCTAAGCTAGATTCTATCCCGCCACAACCCAAAGTGCCAGCATCAAATAATGCAAATAATACTAAACCACCGCACAAGCCAAAAAATCCTAGCAATAAACCAAAAGTGCTTATCATCATGGACGATTTATCCACGCTAGAGCAGATTAAAAGCCTAGAGAAGCTCCCGCTTAATATCACGCCTTCACTTTTCCCGCGCACTGCCTACAGCCCGCATACGCCAAAGCTTGCGCAGCGCTTATCACAGCAGCACAAAAGCTTTATGATACATCTACCCCTTGAGGCGCAAAACTTTGCACAAAAGGGATTAGAGCCTATTAAAAGCGGCGCAGATACGCAATCTATCAAGCAAATACTCATAGCCATTAAGCAGGATTTCCCTAGTCTTATGTATCTTAATAACCACACCGGCAGCAAATTCACCCAAAATAAACAAGATATGCGCCACTTGCTCTCCGCGCTTGATGAGCTAGGGCTTAAATTTATCGATAGCGTTACTACTTCGCACCCAGCGAGTGAAGCGCTAGCCTTAGAGCAAAATCGCCTCATTATGTCGCGCGATATTTTTTTAGATAATACAAGCGATGTCGCCTATACTAAGGCGCAGATTAAATCCCTCATTAAAAAAGCGCAGAAAAAGGGTTATGCCATTGCGATTTGCCACCCTCACGCTAGCACATTTAAAGCCCTAGAGCAAAGCAGCGATGAGATTAATGCTAATCTTGAGTTGCTCTCCCCTAGTGATTTAGAATCTTACCTCTTGCAAAATGCCACTTCGCGCTACATACGCGCGCGCTTTGAGCCATAG
- the mutY gene encoding A/G-specific adenine glycosylase gives MENAQHKAQIIAPQWRTQILQWYDKHGRKHLPWRNLTGQSAAYGVYISEIMLQQTQVKRVLQSFYTPFMQAFPTLQALAQAPLESVLKMWEGLGYYTRARHLHKAAQTCVVKYNGALPCDYALLRELSGIGAYTAGAILCFGFGQSVAFVDGNIKRLLCRIFALQTPKDSELQLLANLLLDTESSFNYNQALLDIGALLCTPKSPACLLCPLQALCGGKHNPTLYPRKQKRILQNLDLHLALCTRAQSIALVKSEQALYHGLYNLPYMIESKRDSEILGHFKHHYTKYKITAFVYRAREDDIEPAQGLCFIPLSQLDSIPLSALCKKALTLANQKQSFNKIQYALK, from the coding sequence ATGGAAAACGCACAGCACAAGGCTCAAATTATCGCCCCACAATGGCGCACGCAAATTTTGCAATGGTATGACAAACATGGGCGGAAGCACCTGCCATGGCGTAATCTCACAGGGCAAAGTGCCGCTTATGGCGTGTATATTAGTGAGATTATGCTGCAGCAAACGCAAGTAAAGCGCGTTTTGCAATCTTTCTACACGCCCTTTATGCAGGCTTTCCCCACTTTGCAAGCTCTAGCGCAAGCGCCTTTAGAATCTGTGTTAAAAATGTGGGAGGGATTAGGATATTACACGCGCGCAAGGCACTTGCATAAAGCTGCGCAAACTTGTGTGGTAAAATATAATGGCGCGCTGCCTTGTGATTATGCGCTTTTGCGTGAGCTAAGCGGTATTGGCGCATATACTGCGGGCGCGATTTTGTGCTTTGGATTTGGGCAGAGCGTGGCTTTTGTCGATGGGAATATAAAGCGGCTTTTGTGTCGCATTTTTGCCCTACAAACGCCTAAAGATAGTGAATTGCAACTTTTGGCTAATTTGCTTTTAGATACAGAATCTAGCTTTAATTATAATCAAGCCTTGCTTGATATAGGCGCGCTGCTCTGCACGCCAAAGTCACCTGCCTGCCTACTTTGCCCACTGCAAGCGCTATGTGGCGGCAAGCATAATCCTACACTTTATCCGCGCAAGCAAAAGCGCATTTTGCAGAATCTAGACTTGCATTTAGCCCTATGCACGCGTGCGCAGTCTATCGCGCTTGTGAAAAGTGAGCAGGCACTCTATCATGGGCTTTACAATTTGCCCTATATGATAGAATCTAAGCGCGATAGTGAGATTTTAGGGCATTTTAAGCACCACTACACCAAATATAAAATCACCGCCTTTGTGTATCGCGCGCGTGAAGATGATATAGAGCCTGCTCAAGGGCTATGCTTTATCCCGCTATCGCAGCTAGATTCTATCCCTCTAAGCGCGCTATGCAAAAAGGCTCTCACCCTAGCAAATCAAAAACAAAGCTTTAACAAGATACAATACGCGCTTAAGTGA
- a CDS encoding NAD(P)/FAD-dependent oxidoreductase: MKPKILIIGGGYGGLRTAITLQNATCLNADITLISKHDYHYQTTLLHKVAIGTLSARKARIYFRKILDLSKVRFIKDKIHTFEPEHNRVKGNGGVYEYDYLVIALGFKPDDFGIKGVDKYAYKISSLNAALKLDKNIEYKFKEYCHTKNANDLSIIVCGTGFTGIEFAAELGSRLDELCLISGIPRDVPKVTCIGRSDRILPMFSKKASAKAQKKLEAFGVKVICNGDVQECRKDGVVIKHNGKLAFIEGNTILWSAGVRGNDKLEESSLHTTKGRIKVDEYLRCPQYKNIYVVGDCALYASRDAIHAPTAQLAAQMGDYVAKSLIKILHNKPQKQIFRFKHRGTVCSIGHTDGVGIIYKKGISGEFAAFLKNFIENKWLFGIGGAKLVFKNGQFRYRTSN; encoded by the coding sequence ATGAAACCCAAAATTCTCATTATTGGCGGCGGATATGGGGGCTTACGCACAGCTATCACTTTGCAAAATGCTACTTGCCTGAATGCAGACATTACGCTTATTAGCAAGCACGACTATCACTATCAAACCACGCTTTTGCATAAAGTTGCCATTGGCACATTAAGCGCGCGCAAGGCTAGAATCTACTTTCGCAAAATTTTAGATTTAAGTAAAGTGCGCTTTATTAAGGATAAAATTCATACCTTTGAGCCAGAGCATAACCGCGTAAAGGGCAATGGCGGCGTGTATGAGTATGATTATTTAGTTATTGCGCTAGGCTTTAAGCCCGATGATTTTGGCATTAAAGGCGTGGATAAATACGCGTATAAAATTTCTTCGCTTAACGCTGCGCTAAAGCTTGATAAAAATATTGAGTATAAATTTAAGGAATATTGCCATACCAAAAATGCAAATGATTTAAGTATTATCGTGTGCGGGACTGGCTTTACAGGCATTGAATTTGCCGCAGAGCTAGGCTCTAGGCTTGATGAGCTGTGTTTGATTAGCGGCATTCCGCGCGATGTGCCAAAGGTTACTTGCATAGGGCGCAGCGATAGAATCTTGCCCATGTTTAGCAAAAAAGCAAGTGCTAAAGCGCAAAAAAAGCTTGAAGCCTTTGGCGTAAAAGTCATCTGTAATGGCGATGTGCAGGAGTGCAGAAAAGATGGTGTGGTGATTAAACATAATGGCAAGCTAGCATTTATTGAGGGTAATACAATTTTATGGAGCGCGGGTGTGCGCGGGAATGACAAGCTAGAAGAATCTAGCCTGCACACGACAAAAGGGCGCATTAAAGTTGATGAATATTTGCGATGTCCGCAGTATAAAAATATTTATGTGGTGGGAGATTGCGCGCTATATGCTTCAAGAGACGCTATTCACGCACCTACAGCACAGCTAGCTGCACAAATGGGTGATTATGTGGCAAAAAGCCTTATTAAAATTTTGCACAATAAGCCACAAAAGCAGATTTTTAGATTTAAACATCGCGGCACGGTGTGTTCTATCGGGCATACTGATGGCGTTGGCATTATTTATAAAAAAGGCATTAGTGGGGAGTTTGCGGCATTTTTGAAAAACTTTATCGAAAACAAATGGCTTTTTGGTATAGGTGGGGCAAAACTAGTCTTTAAAAATGGGCAGTTCCGCTATCGCACCAGCAATTAA
- the purM gene encoding phosphoribosylformylglycinamidine cyclo-ligase, whose product MISYKDSGVDIDAGNALVEGLKPLVKSTFNHNVIGGVGSFAGAYALPSGYKNPVMLAATDGVGTKLRLAIEAQQFESIGIDLVAMCVNDLICNFGLPLFFLDYYATGKLDKDVALRVIEGIAQGCKIAQCALIGGESAEMPGMYAQNDFDLAGFAVGIAEREDVQLQKVQAGDVLIALKSSGIHSNGYSLVRKVLFENLKMDYQTTFENQALIDVLLAPTRIYVPLFREIYHSSHYEALHALAHITGGGIVENLPRIFPAHLGAKIHLDSIQIPPIFDLLGKYVYKDEMFRTFNMGVGMILAVNKYKVDDILRLSHTFGGYIIGEVCEGSGVELI is encoded by the coding sequence ATGATAAGCTATAAAGATTCTGGAGTAGATATTGACGCGGGAAATGCCCTAGTAGAAGGGCTAAAGCCGCTTGTCAAATCAACTTTTAATCATAATGTCATTGGTGGGGTTGGCTCTTTTGCAGGCGCGTATGCGCTGCCTAGCGGGTATAAAAATCCTGTGATGTTAGCAGCTACTGATGGCGTTGGCACAAAGCTAAGGCTTGCCATTGAGGCGCAACAATTTGAGAGCATTGGCATTGATTTAGTCGCTATGTGCGTGAATGATTTAATTTGTAATTTTGGTTTGCCTTTATTTTTTTTGGATTATTATGCTACGGGCAAGCTTGATAAAGATGTGGCTTTGCGCGTGATTGAGGGTATTGCGCAGGGGTGCAAGATAGCCCAATGCGCGCTTATAGGTGGAGAGAGTGCGGAGATGCCCGGTATGTATGCGCAAAATGATTTTGATTTGGCTGGCTTTGCGGTGGGCATTGCTGAAAGAGAAGATGTGCAGCTGCAAAAAGTGCAGGCAGGCGATGTATTAATCGCGCTAAAGAGTAGTGGGATTCATAGTAATGGCTATTCATTGGTGCGCAAGGTGCTGTTTGAGAATCTAAAAATGGACTATCAAACAACATTTGAAAATCAAGCGCTTATTGATGTGCTTTTAGCACCCACACGCATTTATGTGCCGCTTTTTAGAGAGATTTATCATTCATCGCATTATGAGGCTTTGCATGCATTAGCCCATATTACAGGAGGCGGCATTGTAGAAAATCTACCGCGTATTTTCCCCGCGCATTTGGGGGCAAAAATCCATCTAGATTCTATACAGATTCCACCTATTTTTGATTTATTAGGCAAATATGTCTATAAAGATGAGATGTTTCGCACTTTTAATATGGGAGTTGGTATGATTCTTGCTGTAAATAAATACAAGGTAGATGACATACTGCGTTTAAGTCACACTTTTGGGGGCTATATCATCGGTGAAGTGTGTGAGGGCAGCGGCGTGGAACTTATCTAA
- a CDS encoding SH3 domain-containing protein produces MNTRTFFKLYSLPFLIILLGLGVYAGVVIFMDKKNFLMSKRNFSLESENNLEIAALNPKPSTNTATTHTNSANTSTNAPLSPANPVNSIGTDLIKDKNTADSAPNTNEPYNTLEPKPDENNANPLPIESAPNTSQNTLAQHTQSTNETNMIESTRRADSVDSIIPTTTAPTNTAQTHNVYYAKYRLNIRQTPSMQSSIISRAGAGEALEVLEVQDEWSKVRSRFGVEGYVASYLLEKAQSVGEAYIVKSNALNVRLSADAQSAVIGRLSYNMRVFVLETQGEWGKIQLPNKQYGYISLNYLTKESQ; encoded by the coding sequence TTGAATACACGAACTTTTTTTAAACTTTATTCGCTTCCATTTTTGATTATCCTCCTAGGGCTTGGCGTGTATGCGGGAGTGGTCATTTTTATGGATAAGAAAAATTTTCTTATGTCAAAGCGCAATTTTTCTTTAGAATCTGAAAATAATTTAGAAATAGCGGCTCTAAATCCAAAGCCCTCGACAAATACTGCTACTACCCACACAAATAGCGCAAATACTTCCACAAATGCGCCACTAAGCCCAGCAAATCCAGTAAATAGTATCGGGACAGATTTGATTAAAGATAAAAATACCGCAGATAGTGCGCCCAATACAAATGAGCCTTATAACACGCTAGAGCCAAAGCCAGATGAAAATAATGCAAATCCGCTCCCTATAGAATCTGCGCCAAATACATCTCAAAATACGCTCGCACAACACACACAAAGCACAAATGAAACTAACATGATAGAATCTACACGGCGTGCGGATTCTGTAGATTCTATAATTCCTACAACTACAGCACCCACAAACACCGCACAAACGCATAATGTATATTATGCAAAATATCGCCTTAACATTCGTCAAACTCCCTCTATGCAGTCAAGTATCATTTCACGCGCAGGCGCAGGCGAAGCCCTTGAGGTGCTTGAAGTGCAAGATGAGTGGAGCAAGGTAAGAAGTCGCTTTGGGGTGGAGGGCTATGTGGCGTCGTATTTGCTTGAAAAAGCTCAAAGCGTGGGAGAAGCGTATATCGTTAAATCAAATGCGCTTAATGTCCGACTAAGCGCAGATGCGCAATCTGCAGTCATTGGACGATTAAGCTACAATATGCGTGTGTTTGTGCTTGAGACACAGGGCGAATGGGGCAAAATACAGCTCCCAAATAAGCAATATGGCTATATTTCGCTTAATTACCTCACTAAAGAATCTCAATAA
- a CDS encoding shikimate dehydrogenase, whose translation MLQFFALYGNPVAHSLSPLLHNYAFRQLGIDALYGRILLHNGTQLYENFKAHHLSGANITVPFKEEAFRQSDEVRGIAKDIGACNTWVREGGQIIGYNTDAQGFYDCIKDYKITNALILGAGGSAKAVAMILKAHNIRTTLLNRSIEKLHFFRQKGFECFVSSDFSPTQNYDIIINTTSAGLNNHLLPCSEALLRHLCKGALYAFELIYGKQTPFLHIAKQCGLICADGGQMLINQAALAFALFCDDKDIKSERVAKLMREIW comes from the coding sequence ATGCTTCAATTTTTCGCCCTTTATGGCAATCCTGTGGCGCACTCCCTTTCGCCACTTTTGCATAATTACGCCTTTAGGCAGTTGGGTATAGATGCGCTTTATGGGCGCATTTTATTGCACAATGGCACGCAGCTTTATGAAAATTTTAAGGCGCATCATTTGAGTGGAGCAAATATCACCGTGCCTTTTAAAGAGGAGGCTTTTAGGCAAAGTGATGAGGTGCGCGGTATAGCCAAAGATATTGGCGCGTGCAATACTTGGGTGCGCGAAGGAGGGCAAATCATTGGCTACAACACCGATGCGCAGGGATTTTATGACTGCATTAAGGATTATAAGATTACAAATGCGCTCATTCTTGGTGCGGGTGGCTCTGCAAAGGCTGTAGCAATGATACTTAAAGCGCATAATATTCGCACTACATTGCTTAATCGCTCGATAGAAAAATTGCATTTTTTTCGACAAAAGGGCTTTGAATGCTTTGTGAGCAGTGATTTTAGTCCTACTCAAAACTATGATATTATCATTAATACCACTAGTGCGGGGCTTAATAATCATCTTTTGCCATGTAGCGAGGCTTTGCTGCGACATTTATGCAAAGGGGCTTTGTATGCTTTTGAGCTTATTTATGGCAAGCAAACGCCATTTTTACACATAGCCAAACAATGCGGGCTTATCTGCGCTGATGGCGGGCAAATGCTTATTAATCAAGCCGCGCTTGCTTTTGCGCTTTTCTGCGATGATAAGGATATAAAAAGTGAGCGCGTAGCTAAGCTTATGCGGGAGATTTGGTAA